One Keratinibaculum paraultunense genomic window carries:
- a CDS encoding S1 RNA-binding domain-containing protein, with the protein MPVTVGKVVEGTVTGITNFGAFVQLPNGDSGLVHISEISDDYVEKVTDYLKKDQKVKVKILSVSKDGKISLSIRQAKPKTSNPIEIDWDKVDEKQKHMSFEDKLSQFLKDSNEKQDQLKIREGRRGQGARRTGGF; encoded by the coding sequence ATGCCCGTAACTGTTGGAAAAGTAGTTGAGGGCACTGTCACAGGTATTACAAACTTTGGTGCATTTGTTCAATTGCCAAATGGAGATAGCGGATTAGTCCATATCTCAGAAATATCTGATGACTATGTAGAAAAAGTAACCGACTACTTGAAAAAAGATCAAAAAGTTAAAGTGAAAATTTTATCAGTATCTAAGGATGGCAAAATCAGCCTTTCCATTAGACAAGCTAAACCTAAAACTTCAAATCCTATTGAAATTGATTGGGATAAAGTAGATGAAAAACAAAAGCATATGTCCTTTGAAGATAAGCTTTCTCAATTTTTAAAGGATAGCAATGAAAAACAAGATCAATTAAAGATACGAGAAGGCAGACGAGGACAAGGAGCTAGAAGGACAGGTGGTTTTTAA
- a CDS encoding FtsB family cell division protein: MKYKKNKKKKRGFKLKHVIILFLIFIIGKTFITQRIMMKNLIERKEKEEMEIAKLEKEIKELNEEIQDRDSLEFIEKIAREDLNMLRPREIMYIDKNKNKNHFVNFRTKVE, from the coding sequence ATGAAATATAAAAAAAACAAAAAGAAAAAAAGAGGTTTTAAGTTAAAGCATGTAATAATATTATTCTTAATATTTATTATAGGAAAAACCTTCATAACTCAAAGAATAATGATGAAGAATTTAATAGAGAGAAAAGAAAAAGAAGAGATGGAAATAGCTAAACTAGAAAAAGAGATTAAAGAGCTAAATGAAGAAATTCAAGATAGGGATAGTTTAGAATTTATAGAAAAAATAGCTAGAGAAGATTTGAATATGTTAAGACCTAGAGAGATAATGTACATAGATAAAAATAAAAATAAAAATCATTTTGTTAACTTTAGAACAAAGGTGGAGTAG
- the yabQ gene encoding spore cortex biosynthesis protein YabQ, with translation MDITIKMQLYIFLTSIYGGLVAGFFYDLYRISRYYFKPKHLITQIEDLLFWIGISLLFFYILNRSNWGEIRGYVFLGFFLGGTLYSKLLSNVFYPLLKGLFNGIRQFFKKTTQWILFPFKHVSKKLSLKLNRLKKLKNIPKETLNQIKKQKNIISNKK, from the coding sequence ATGGATATTACTATAAAAATGCAATTATATATTTTTTTAACTTCCATATATGGAGGGCTTGTTGCTGGATTTTTTTATGATTTATACAGAATAAGTAGATACTATTTTAAACCTAAACATTTAATTACTCAAATAGAGGATCTGCTGTTTTGGATAGGTATTTCTTTGTTGTTTTTTTATATTTTAAATAGAAGCAATTGGGGAGAAATAAGGGGCTATGTGTTTTTAGGATTTTTCTTAGGGGGAACTTTGTATTCAAAATTATTAAGTAATGTATTTTATCCTTTGCTAAAAGGATTGTTTAACGGGATAAGGCAATTTTTTAAAAAAACTACTCAATGGATATTATTCCCTTTTAAACATGTTAGTAAGAAATTATCTCTAAAATTAAATAGATTGAAAAAATTAAAGAATATTCCAAAGGAAACTTTGAATCAAATAAAAAAACAAAAAAATATTATTTCAAATAAAAAATGA
- the yabP gene encoding sporulation protein YabP: MAENRVDFKTQNILVENRNKVTITGVEQVESFNESTIILMTVKGGMTIKGEGLNVGKLNLEDGNIKIDGIINGIFYNSKDSSQKGNLIGKIFK, from the coding sequence TTGGCAGAAAATAGAGTGGATTTTAAAACTCAAAATATATTAGTAGAGAATAGAAATAAAGTAACCATTACAGGGGTAGAACAGGTTGAAAGTTTCAACGAAAGTACAATTATACTCATGACTGTAAAGGGAGGAATGACAATTAAAGGAGAAGGTCTTAATGTGGGAAAGTTAAATTTAGAGGATGGAAACATAAAAATAGATGGGATAATAAATGGTATATTTTATAATAGCAAGGATTCATCTCAAAAGGGCAATTTAATCGGTAAAATATTTAAATAA
- a CDS encoding RNA-binding S4 domain-containing protein, with translation MRIDKFLKNSRIIKRRPIAKEACEQGRVFINGKQAKPGDEVEVGDIVEVDFGTKTMKVEILEIKDNVKKDEALELYKIIE, from the coding sequence TTGAGAATAGATAAATTTTTAAAAAATTCCAGAATTATAAAAAGGAGACCAATAGCTAAGGAAGCTTGTGAACAAGGTAGAGTGTTTATCAATGGTAAACAAGCAAAACCTGGGGATGAAGTTGAAGTTGGCGATATTGTAGAAGTTGATTTTGGGACTAAGACTATGAAAGTAGAAATACTAGAGATTAAGGATAATGTAAAAAAAGATGAAGCTTTAGAATTATATAAAATTATAGAATGA
- a CDS encoding HU family DNA-binding protein: MNKAELVTNIAEKSGLTKKDAESALNAFMEAVQEALSKEEKVQLVGFGTFEVRHRKAREGRNPRNPEEVIQIPASKAPVFRAGKSLKEAVNK; this comes from the coding sequence ATGAATAAAGCTGAATTAGTTACTAATATAGCAGAAAAAAGTGGTTTGACAAAGAAAGATGCAGAAAGTGCGTTAAATGCATTTATGGAGGCTGTACAGGAAGCATTGTCTAAGGAAGAAAAAGTACAATTAGTAGGATTTGGAACATTTGAAGTAAGGCATAGAAAAGCTAGAGAAGGAAGAAATCCAAGAAATCCAGAAGAAGTTATACAAATACCAGCATCAAAAGCACCTGTATTTAGAGCAGGTAAATCATTGAAAGAAGCTGTAAACAAATAA
- the mazG gene encoding nucleoside triphosphate pyrophosphohydrolase produces MGKIYILGLGPGSIEDLTIGAIKRIKSGDRNYLRTEEHPTVNFLKENNIPYESYDYVYAQEEDFSKVYEYIVEDLIKKANKYKTINYLVPGNPMVAEKTVELLLRREDENLEIEIITGVSFIEPILKLVERDPIEGLKIIDGTDFKFKDIDINVDCIVIQVYNTRVASNIKLVLSQVYGDEYRIYLINSAGVEDEEEIYNIYIYELDRMNNIGPLTSIYIPKVDKITKKIYDIADIVDTMELLRSDKGCPWDREQTHKSIRECVIEEAYEVVDAIDREDIDGLIEELGDLLLQVVFHCQIAMEEGEFNLFDVTTELNKKLIYRHPHVFGEKTVEKFDEVVYNWNKLKFKDRNIKTYTDTLMDVPKIPSLMRSYKVQKRARDIGFDWEDVEGALDKVKEEYYEVIESIKNTNIKGGDVDKVEEELGDLLFAVVNVCRFLEVNPEVALNKCINKFIDRFSIMETKSKQIGKNLKDMTLEEMDKLWNEAKLHKTYKKQDLK; encoded by the coding sequence ATGGGAAAAATATATATACTAGGTTTAGGACCTGGGAGCATAGAAGATTTAACTATTGGAGCAATAAAAAGGATTAAAAGTGGAGATAGAAATTATTTAAGAACAGAAGAACATCCTACAGTTAATTTTTTAAAGGAAAACAATATACCTTATGAGTCCTATGACTATGTATATGCACAGGAAGAGGATTTTTCAAAGGTATATGAATATATTGTGGAGGATTTGATTAAAAAGGCAAACAAGTACAAAACTATAAACTATTTAGTTCCTGGTAATCCTATGGTAGCAGAAAAGACAGTTGAATTATTGTTAAGAAGAGAAGATGAAAACTTAGAAATAGAGATTATAACTGGTGTGAGTTTTATAGAACCTATTTTAAAACTTGTAGAGCGAGATCCTATAGAAGGTCTTAAAATCATAGATGGAACAGATTTTAAATTTAAAGATATTGATATTAATGTTGATTGTATAGTAATTCAAGTGTATAATACTAGAGTTGCTTCTAATATTAAATTAGTATTATCTCAAGTTTATGGAGATGAGTATAGGATATATCTAATAAATAGTGCAGGAGTAGAGGATGAGGAGGAAATTTATAATATATATATATATGAACTAGATAGAATGAACAATATTGGACCTTTAACAAGTATATATATCCCCAAAGTGGATAAAATAACTAAAAAAATATATGACATAGCCGATATTGTAGATACGATGGAATTATTAAGAAGCGATAAGGGTTGCCCTTGGGACAGGGAACAAACTCATAAATCCATTAGAGAATGTGTTATTGAAGAAGCATATGAAGTGGTAGATGCAATTGATAGAGAAGATATAGATGGTTTAATAGAGGAATTAGGAGATTTACTTCTTCAAGTAGTATTTCATTGCCAAATAGCTATGGAGGAAGGGGAATTTAACTTATTTGATGTAACTACAGAGTTGAATAAGAAATTAATTTATCGACATCCTCATGTTTTTGGGGAAAAAACAGTAGAAAAATTTGATGAAGTAGTATATAATTGGAATAAATTGAAGTTTAAAGATAGAAATATTAAAACTTATACTGACACTCTAATGGATGTTCCAAAGATTCCTTCCTTAATGAGAAGTTATAAAGTACAAAAAAGGGCTAGAGATATTGGTTTTGATTGGGAAGATGTGGAGGGTGCTTTAGACAAAGTTAAGGAAGAATACTATGAAGTTATTGAATCCATCAAAAATACAAATATTAAAGGTGGTGATGTGGATAAAGTAGAAGAGGAATTGGGAGATTTATTGTTTGCAGTAGTTAATGTATGTAGATTTTTAGAGGTTAATCCTGAAGTGGCACTAAATAAGTGCATAAACAAATTTATTGACAGATTCTCGATAATGGAAACTAAAAGTAAACAAATTGGTAAAAACCTGAAAGACATGACTTTAGAAGAAATGGATAAATTATGGAATGAAGCAAAGCTACATAAAACTTATAAAAAGCAGGATTTGAAATAG
- a CDS encoding putative polysaccharide biosynthesis protein codes for MSKDNFLKGAAILSIAGAIVKVLGAFYRIPLNNILGSEGIGYYQTAYPLYVLLLTISTAGFPVAIAKLVSEKRALGDHKGAHKVFKIAFLGMLMAGLLTSLFVFINAKLIVKSWGNEDAYYALVALVPALFFVPIMSAFRGYFQGRQTMTPTALSQIMEQLFRVIGGLILTYYLLGMGLPIAAGGASFGGSIGAIAGAITMIIIYFSKRGEIGEELRSSPENEERVSKIIRELLTIAIPITIGAAIVPIMNSIDTLLVFKRLKAIGFTKETANSLYGQLTGHAQTLINLPLIFSTALSISLVPAISMANTKKDYKEIRNITSSGMRITLLIGLPAAFGLFVLAEPIIGLLYFKLSPEEIISTGKILSILSFGVVFLTFVQSLTAILQGLGRPIVPVVNLGIGAAFKVVLTYILTGIPNINVKGAAISTVTAYFIASLLDLIAVYKYTRLKLDIMDIFIKPLFASSLMALSAKLIYASFRSIIGNSLSTIIAIVLAAGIYFILLIVIGSLTYEDFKLLPSGEKIASKLVKFKLLKK; via the coding sequence ATGAGCAAAGATAACTTTTTAAAGGGAGCAGCTATTTTAAGCATAGCCGGTGCTATTGTGAAAGTACTTGGGGCTTTTTATAGAATACCCCTTAACAATATATTAGGAAGTGAAGGAATAGGATATTATCAAACAGCATATCCATTGTATGTATTGTTGTTAACAATTTCAACAGCAGGTTTTCCAGTAGCTATAGCTAAATTGGTTTCAGAAAAACGTGCTTTGGGAGATCACAAAGGAGCACATAAAGTATTCAAAATAGCTTTTTTAGGAATGTTGATGGCAGGACTACTTACATCTTTATTTGTATTTATAAATGCAAAATTAATAGTTAAAAGTTGGGGAAATGAAGATGCATACTATGCTTTAGTAGCCTTAGTCCCTGCGTTGTTTTTTGTACCTATAATGTCTGCTTTTAGAGGTTATTTTCAAGGGAGGCAGACTATGACTCCTACAGCACTATCTCAAATAATGGAACAGCTTTTTAGAGTTATAGGAGGTCTAATATTAACTTACTATTTATTGGGCATGGGTTTGCCTATAGCAGCAGGAGGTGCATCTTTTGGTGGTTCAATAGGGGCTATTGCTGGAGCTATTACCATGATAATTATATATTTTTCTAAACGAGGAGAAATAGGAGAAGAATTAAGAAGTAGTCCTGAAAATGAAGAAAGGGTAAGTAAGATAATAAGAGAGCTACTTACTATAGCAATCCCTATAACTATTGGAGCAGCTATTGTACCTATTATGAATTCTATAGATACTCTATTGGTATTTAAACGGTTAAAAGCCATTGGATTTACAAAGGAAACTGCTAATTCTCTGTACGGACAACTTACAGGACATGCACAGACATTGATAAATTTACCTTTGATATTTTCTACAGCTTTATCTATATCATTAGTACCTGCTATTTCTATGGCTAATACAAAAAAAGATTATAAAGAGATAAGAAATATTACTTCTTCAGGTATGAGGATTACTCTTCTCATTGGATTACCTGCGGCTTTTGGCTTATTTGTATTAGCAGAACCAATTATAGGGCTGTTATATTTTAAACTTAGTCCAGAGGAAATAATAAGTACTGGAAAGATACTTTCTATATTGTCTTTTGGAGTTGTATTTTTAACATTTGTTCAATCTTTAACGGCTATTTTACAAGGATTGGGAAGACCAATAGTTCCTGTAGTAAATTTAGGTATAGGTGCAGCTTTCAAGGTTGTTTTAACCTATATATTGACAGGGATTCCCAATATTAACGTAAAAGGAGCGGCTATATCTACTGTAACAGCATATTTTATAGCGTCATTACTTGACTTAATAGCTGTTTACAAGTATACTAGATTAAAATTAGATATAATGGATATATTTATAAAGCCACTTTTTGCATCATCTTTAATGGCTTTATCAGCAAAGTTAATTTATGCAAGTTTTAGAAGTATAATAGGCAATAGTTTATCTACTATAATTGCTATAGTGCTTGCTGCTGGAATCTATTTTATATTGCTAATAGTAATAGGTTCTTTAACCTACGAAGATTTTAAATTGCTTCCTAGTGGAGAAAAAATAGCTAGTAAATTGGTTAAATTTAAATTATTAAAAAAATAG